One segment of Drosophila mauritiana strain mau12 chromosome 3R, ASM438214v1, whole genome shotgun sequence DNA contains the following:
- the LOC117143256 gene encoding aminopeptidase N isoform X4, which yields MEGGYVNEGGQLKTKNGQKYVFNGPPSGVYVSKACLIIAAFITVLALLFTIAITYFVTRQGLNPKEVAPSCITADHPDVNATPIQTAGWVSMNSPPPLEAATPTAMASPTPTNTPTVTTTLAMPASSAKPETRMVDPKVGDIPAVEPAAGEVEDNTTKPINRPLKLYEGWRPLHYSLLIEPSVATSISNGSLTIEIERDVSKVTSWEPIVLDVHNVSISNVRVIRALADGASNASEEQDLDFDSDYGEDNATFVIQLGKALAVETQLRVLLSLDFVSQVTDTLQGVYKTSYTNPETKNEEWMISTQFSPVDARRAFPCFDRPDMKANFSISIVRPIQYKMALSNMPKSGSRRFRRGFIRDDFETTPKMPTYLVAFIVSNMVDSRLASQDSGITPRVEIWTRPQFVGMTHYAYKMVRKFLPYYEDFFGIKNKLPKIDLVSVPDFGFAAMENWGLITFRDSALLVPEDLQLASSSEHMQVVAGIIAHELAHQWFGNLVTPKWWDDLWLKEGFACYMSYKALEHAHPEFQSMDTLTMLEFKESMEHDADNTSHAISFDVRSTNDVRRIFDPISYSKGTILLRMLNSIVGDVAFRSATRDLLKKFAYGNVDRDDLWAMLTRHGHEQGTLPKDLSVKQIMDSWITQPGYPVVNVERRGADLVLRQERYLLPSKNTADQSTWFIPITFETDELRKGDNIPTHWMRSEDEEELIVGDVFAHSSNSDNVIYLNLNRQGYYRVNYDMTSWLALKKNFSTLPRITRAQLLDDALHLSQAEYLTYDIPLTFLMELFDAVDDELLWIAAKPGLNYLIYNLKREPAYETFRAFMKFIVRPAFDHYGLNEPDNESHLQLKHRALVAYFACKFNYDRCTQKAQMKFREWMRDPKNNPIKPNLKSVIYCTSLAEGSSPEWYFAYKQYKTTTSASEKEEILTSLGCTTKPWLLSKYLNMTINPTSGILKQDGALAFRAVASNAIGHEIAFDFLQGNIKEIAEYYGDGFSTLSEMIKSLTIYMNKDYHKHQLLDLAATCRKLGLHAVESAIELALEQVNNNIYWRSHSYHSLKNFLEGIVSEFQINIF from the exons ATGGAGGGCGGTTACGTCAACGAAG GCGGTCAGCTGAAGaccaaaaatggccaaaagtaCGTTTTCAATGGACCCCCATCGGGCGTTTATGTGTCCAAAGCCTGCCTGATCATCGCTGCCTTCATCACCGTGCTGGCCCTACTCTTCACCATTGCCATAACCTATTTTGTGACCAGGCAGGGATTGAATCCCAAGGAGGTGGCTCCCAG TTGCATCACCGCCGATCATCCCGATGTGAATGCGACGCCCATCCAAACCGCCGGCTGGGTGAGCATGAATTCCCCGCCTCCTCTGGaggcagccacgcccactgcgaTGGCAAGTCCCACGCCTACAAACACACCCACCGTAACCACAACCTTGGCCATGCCTGCGTCGAGTGCGAAGCCCGAAACCAGGATGGTGGATCCGAAAGTGGGTGACATTCCGGCGGTGGAGCCAGCAGCAGGAGAAGTCGAGGATAACACGACCAAGCCCATCAATCGTCCACTTAAGCTCTACGAAGGATGGCGTCCACTTCACTATAG cctTTTGATTGAGCCAAGTGTGGCAACATCTATCAGCAACGGCAGCCTGACCATCGAGATCGAACGCGATGTGTCCAAGGTGACCAGCTGGGAGCCCATCGTGCTCGACGTGCACAACGTGAGCATCTCCAATGTCCGGGTGATCCGCGCCCTTGCGGATGGTGCCAGCAATGCCAGTGAAGAACAGGACTTGGATTTCGACAGCGACTACGGGGAGGATAATGCCACGTTTGTGATTCAATTGGGCAAGGCTTTGGCGGTGGAGACCCAGCTGAGAGTGCTGCTCAGTCTGGATTTTGTCAGCCAGGTGACGGATACACTGCAGGGCGTCTACAAGACCAGCTACACCAATCCGGAAACCAAGAATGAAGA ATGGATGATAAGCACTCAGTTCTCGCCCGTCGATGCCCGTCGCGCCTTTCCCTGCTTTGATCGACCGGACATGAAAGCCAACTTCTCGATCAGCATAGTCAGACCCATCCAGTACAAGATGGCCCTGTCCAACATGCCCAAGTCGGGCAGCCGCCGCTTCCGTCGTGGCTTCATAAGGGACGATTTCGAGACCACGCCGAAGATGCCCACTTACCTGGTTGCTTTCATCGTGTCCAACATGGTGGATTCGCGGCTTGCCAGTCAGGACAGTGGGATAACGCCGCGAGTGGAGATCTGGACGCGACCCCAGTTCGTGGGTATGACTCACTATGCGTACAAGATGGTGCGAAAGTTCCTGCCCTACTACGAGGACTTCTTCGGGATCAAGAATAAGCTGCCCAAAATCGATTTGGTGTCCGTGCCGGACTTTGGATTCGCTGCCATGGAAAACTGGGGCCTGATAACCTTCCGCGATTCGGCGCTACTGGTGCCCGAGGATCTGCAGCTGGCCTCCTCATCCGAGCACATGCAGGTAGTGGCCGGAATCATTGCCCACGAGCTGGCCCACCAGTGGTTCGGCAACCTAGTGACCCCGAAGTGGTGGGACGATCTCTGGCTGAAGGAGGGCTTCGCATGCTACATGAGCTACAAGGCGCTGGAACACGCCCATCCGGAGTTCCAGAGCATGGACACTCTGACCATGCTGGAGTTCAAGGAGTCGATGGAGCACGATGCGGACAACACCTCGCATGCCATATCCTTTGATGTGCGCTCCACCAACGATGTCAGGCGGATTTTCGATCCCATCAGCTACTCAAAGGGCACCATTCTGCTGCGCATGCTCAATTCGATCGTGGGCGATGTGGCCTTCCGTTCGGCCACTCGTGATCTTCTGAAAAAGTTCGCCTATGGAAACGTGGACAGAGATGATCTGTGGGCCATGCTCACGCGCCATGGTCACGAACAGGGTACTCTGCCCAAGGATCTGAGTGTCAAGCAGATCATGGACTCGTGGATCACCCAGCCCGGTTATCCGGTGGTCAATGTGGAGCGTCGTGGTGCTGATCTCGTGCTGCGCCAGGAACGCTATCTGCTGCCCTCCAAGAACACTGCGGATCAGAGCACCTGGTTCATACCCATCACCTTCGAGACGGATGAGCTGCGCAAGGGCGACAACATACCCACCCACTGGATGAGGAGCGAGGACGAAGAGGAGCTCATCGTGGGCGATGTCTTCGCGCACAGCAGTAACAGCGACAACGTGATCTATCTGAATCTCAACCGGCAGGGTTACTATCGTGTCAACTACGACATGACCTCTTGGCTGGCGCTCAAGAAGAACTTTAGCACATTGCCCAGGATCACAAGGGCACAGTTGCTGGATGATGCACTGCATCTGTCGCAGGCGGAATACCTTACCTACGACATACC ATTGACCTTCCTGATGGAGCTGTTCGATGCTGTGGATGATGAGCTGCTGTGGATTGCCGCCAAACCTGGTCTTAACTATCTGATCTACAACCTGAAGAGGGAGCCTGCCTATGAAACATTCAGG GCCTTCATGAAATTCATCGTACGTCCCGCTTTTGATCACTATGGCCTGAATGAGCCGGACAATGAGTCCCACTTGCAACTGAAGCACCGCGCCCTGGTGGCCTACTTTGCCtgcaagttcaactacgatcGCTGCACCCAAAAGGCGCAAATGAAGTTCCGCGAGTGGATGCGTGATCCCAAAAACAATCC CATTAAGCCAAACCTAAAGTCTGTGATCTACTGCACCTCCTTGGCGGAGGGCTCGTCACCGGAATGGTATTTCGCCTACAAACAGTACAAGACAACCACCAGTGCTTCCGAGAAGGAGGAGATACTCACCTCGCTGGGCTGCACCACCAAACCCTGGCTGCTGTCCAA GTACCTCAACATGACCATCAATCCAACATCGGGCATACTGAAACAGGATGGCGCCTTGGCCTTCCGCGCGGTGGCCTCCAATGCCATTGGTCATGAGATAGCATTTGATTTTCTGCAGGGCAACATAAAGGAGATTGCCGAATA CTATGGCGATGGCTTCTCCACGCTGTCCGAGATGATCAAGTCGCTGACCATCTACATGAACAAGGACTACCACAAGCACCAGCTCCTGGACCTGGCCGCTACGTGCCGCAAACTGGGACTCCATGCCGTGGAATCGGCCATCGAGTTGGCCCTGGAGCAGGTGAACAACAACATCTACTGGCGCAGCCACTCGTACCACAGCCTGAAGAACTTCCTTGAGGGGATCGTCAGCGAGTTCCAGATCAATATCTTTTAG